The DNA segment CCTGGCCGGCGGGATGCCCTATGTGGACGCCCTGCCCATGGAGGCGATCGCGCAAACGGTGCACGACCTGCTGATCAGTCAGGGGTCGGTGGCGCTGCAGTACGGCAACGGCCAGGGCGACCAGACCCTGCGCGAGCAGATCGGTGAGGTGATGGCACCGGTCGGTGTCAGCGCACATCCCGACGACATCGTGGTCACGGCGGGCTCGCAGATGGCGCTCGACCTGGTCACCCGGGTGTTCTGCGACCCCGGGGACGTGATCCTGGTCGAAGCCCCCTCCTACGTCGGAGCGCTGGGGGTGTTCCGCTCGTACCAAGTGGACGTTCGCCATGTCGCCATGGATTCCGGGGGTCTGGTGCCCGAGGCGCTGCGCGAAGCGCTGGCAGCTTGCCGTGCCGAGGGTGCGCGCGTGAAGTTCATCTACACCATCCCGAGCTACCACAATCCTGCCGGCGTGACCCAGGACCAGAGCCGCCGCGAGGAGATCCTGCAGATCGCCACCGAGGCGGGGGTGCTGGTGCTCGAGGACGATCCGTACGGGCTGCTCGGCTTCGACGGCGAGGTCCCGCAGGCCATCCGGGCCATGGACAGCGAATCCGTGATCTACCTCGGATCCTTCAGCAAGACGATCGCCGCCGGGCTACGGGTGGGCTGGGCGGTCGCGCCGCACGGCGTGCGCGAGAAGCTCGTGCTCGCCGCGGAGGCCGCGATCCTGTGCCCGTCCAACTTCGCCCAACTCACCGTCTCGGAGTACCTGCGGACCCAGCCGTGGATGGACCAGGTGAAGACCTTCCGCGAGCTCTACCGCGAGCGGCGAGACGCACTGCTGGGCACGATGGAGCAGATGTTCCCGCCCGGAACCAGTTGGACGGTGCCCAGTGGTGGCTTCTACTCCTGGGTGACGCTGCCCGAGGGCATCGACGCCACGGCCATGCTGCCGCGCGCAGTGTCCCAGCTGGTCGCCTACGTGCCGGGGACCGGCTTCTACGTCGACGGGCAGGGCCGGGACTCGATGCGCCTGTCGTACTGCCACCCGACCGCCGATCGCATCAGCGAGGGGGTCCGGCGGCTGGCCGGCGTCATCGAGTCGGAACTGGAACTGACCCGCACCTTCGGCAATGCCCCCGTCCACCTTCCCCCCGGGCCGGCCACGCCGAGCCCGGATCTCGCCTAGAGGTACGCGATGTCGGTTGTCGTGCTGGCCGGCGGTCTGTCCGCCGAACGCGACGTCTCCCTGCGCTCGGGGCGGCGGCTGGCCGAAGCCCTGCGGGGGGAGGGTTATGAGGTCCGCGTCCTGGACGTCGACGCCGCTCTGCTGCCGGCCCTGCAGTCCGACCCGCCCGAGGTGGTCATCCCACTGGTTCACGGTGCCGCCGGTGAGGACGGCTCCCTGGCCGACGTTCTGGAGGCCCTGGAGATCCGCTACGTGGGCAGCGGGCCGGTCGCCTGCCGGCAGACCTTCGACAAGGCCATCGCCAAAGGCATCGTGGCCGACCGCGGGGTGGCCGTGCCGCGCGGCTTCTCGCTGCCCCACGGGATCTTCCGGGACCTCGGTGCACAGGGGGTCATGGCAGCGATCCTGGACCGGCTGGGCCTGCCCCTGATGGTCAAGCCCACCCGTGGCGGGTCGGCGCTGGGTGCGACCCTGGTGCGGACCGGCGAGGAACTGCCCCCCGCGATGGTCGCTGCCTTCGCCTACGGCGACTCCGCGATGCTCGAGGAGTACGTGACCGGTACCGAGGTCGCGGTGTCCGTCGTGGATCTCGGCGACGGCCCGCAGGCCTGGCCCGCCGTGGAGATCCAGCCGCGGTCAGGGATCTACGACTACGCCGCCCGGTACACCGCCGGGGAGACCGAGTTCTTCGTACCCGCCCGGATCTCGGCGGAGGCTGCTCAGCGGTGCGCCGAGGCCGCCGTCGTCGCCCACACCTCCCTGGGGCTGCGGCACTGGTCGCGGGCAGACTTCATCGTCACCGGCGACGATGTGTGCTTCCTCGAGTCGAATGTCGCTCCGGGCATGACCGAGACATCGTTGTTCCCGCAGGCGGCCGCGGCCGCCGGTTACGCGCTGGGCGCGGTGGCTGCGGCACTGGTGTCGTCGGTCTGACCCATCAGCCCGAGGATGCGGTGCAGGTCCTCGGCGTCGGCGAAGTGGATGGTCAGCCGTCCCTTGCGCGCGGACAGGCGGACATCGACCGAGGTGTCGAAGCGGGCCGCCAGTGCGGTCTCCACGGTCTGCGCGAGGTCGGACTTCTCGACCGCCCGGCGCCGCCGCCGTGGTTTGGGCACATCAGAGGCGACAAGTTCCTCGGTCGAACGCACCGACAGCCCTTCCGCGACGATGCGGGTGGCCAGCGCCTCCATCTGCTCCTCGGTCTGCAGGCCGAGCAGGGCCCGGGCATGGCCGGCGCTGAGCACCCCGGCGGCCACCCGGCGCTGCACGGCCGGCGGGAGTCTGAGCAGCCGCAGTGTGTTGGTCAGGTGCGGCCTCGAGCGTCCGAGCCGGTCGGCGAGTTGCTCCTGCGTGACGCCGAAGTCGCTGAGCAACTGCTGATAGGCGGCGGCCTCCTCCAGGGGATTGAGCTGCACCCGGTGGAGGTTCTCCAGCAAGGCGTCCCGCAGCAGGTCGACGTCGGCGGTCTCCCGTACCACGGCGGGGATCGTCTCCCACCCCGCCTCCTGCGCTGCGCGCCAGCGCCGCTCACCGGCCACGATCTCGTATCCGGCGCCCACGGGCCGCACCACGATGGGCTGCAGCAGTCCCACCTCACGCAGCGAGTGCACGAGTTCGGCCAGTGCCTCCTCGTCGAAGTTCTGACGGGGCTGACTGGGGTTGGCTCTGACCTGCCGGACACCGATGTCCAGCAGCCTCACCCCGGGGACCCGCTCCAGTCCCCTGGCCGGATCGCGCAGGTCCACCGCGGTGGCGGGATCGGTCGTGGGGATCAGCGCACCGAGGCCCTTGCCCAGCGCCCGGCGGCTCACGGCGTCACCTCTACCGTCTGCTCGCTGTCGGTGAGGTCGATGGTCGTGCCGAGGAACTCGGCGGCCGCGGTCCGGTAGGCCTGCGCCCCGCGCGACCCAGCGTCATAGGCCACGGCGGAGCGGCCGTGACCCGGTGCCTCCGACAACCGCACCGAGCGCGGCACAGCGGTCCGCAGGACCAGGTCGCCGAAGAAACCGCGGACTTCCTCCTCGACTTGTGCGGACAGCCGAGTCCGGCTATCGGTCATGGTGAGCAGGATGGCTGCGATTCGCAGACTTGGGTTCAGGTGCTCGCGCACCATCTCCACGGTCCGGATCAGTTGTCCCAGCCCCTCGAGGGCGTAGTACTCGCACTGGATGGGGATGAGCAGGTCCTCGGCCGCGACCAGTGCGTTGAGGGTGAGCAGTCCCAGGCTCGGTGGACAGTCGACGAGGACGATGTCGGTGGGATGCTCAGCCAGGTAGGCCGCGAGCGCCTTCCGCAGCCGGTACTCGCGGGCCACCATGCTCACCAGCTCGATCTCCGCGCCCGCCAGATCGAGACTGGCCGGCACCAGATGGACCCCCGGGCTCTCGGGGACCGCCACCACCGTCTGCGCCATGGGCACGTCCTCGATGAGCACGTCGTACACGCCGGGATTCTCCGTGCGACTGGACACCCCCAGTCCGGTGGTGGCGTTACCCTGCGGATCCAGGTCGACCACGAGCACACTCTTGCCCAGCTCGGCGAGGGCGGCCGCCAGATTGACCACGGTAGTGGTCTTGCCCACCCCGCCCTTCTGGTTGGCAACCGTGACGATCATTCGTCCTCCCCTGTCCTCGGCCAGCCCAAGCCGGCCGAGGAGGTGTTGTCCTCATCGCCGTCCTGAGCGTCCTGGGGCCATCCCAGTCCCGCACGTTGTTCCATCGTCACCCCACCATGTCCCGTTCGACGCGAACGACGCGCGTGCGCGCCGGGGTGCCGACCATCCGGACCTCGGCGTGCCAGTGACGTCGTCGCAACCACCCCTGAGCCGCCGCGAGCTCCTCGGCGGCCCGCTCCCCCTTCAGCAGCACCATGTGCCCCCCGGGAGCCACCAAGGGTGCCAGCCAGCCCAGCAGGAGTTCGGTGGTGGCCACTGCGCGTGCCGTCACCACCTCCGCAGTACCTCGGTGATCCTGTGCCCGCGCCCGGACCACCTCGGCATTCGTGATCCCGATTTCCCCCACTGCCAGTTCCAGGAACCGTGTGCGCCGCTCCAGCGGCTCGAGCACGGTGATCTGCAGGTCAGGCCGGGCGATGGCCCACACCAGTCCGGGTAGCCCCGCCCCGGATCCGACATCGATGACCGTGGCGTCCAGCGGAAGGCATCCTGGATCCTCGGTGACCGCAAGACAGTTGTCGATGTGGCGCTCCCATAGGCGGTCGGTCTCCCGTGGCCCGAGAAGTCCCCACTCAACGCCGGTGGACGCCAGCAGGTCCTGATACGCCTGCAGTTGTTCCACGTGAAACGTCAGGCGGGTCGCACGACGACGAACCGCTGGGGCTCCTCCCCGCTGGACTCGCTGACCAGTCCGGCCGCGGCGACCACGTCGTGCACCACCTTGCGCTCGAACGGGCTCATCGGCGGCAGCGAGACCGGCTCGCCGGTCGACTGCACCTCCTCGACGGCGCGTCGTCCCTGCACGGCCAGTTCCTCGCGCAGGGCGGCCCGGTGGCCTCCGACGTCCAGCATCAGGCGTGAGCGGTGACCCGTTTCCCGCATCACGGCCAGTCGGGCGAGGTCCTGCAGCGCATCGACCACCTCGCCGTCGTCGCCGATTAAGGCGTCGAGGTTCTCCCCCACGATCGCCACCATGGCGCGCCCGTTCTCGACGTCCATCTCGAGGTCGCCGTCGACATCGATGATGTCCAGGAAGCCTTCGAGGTAGTCCGCGGCGATATCGCCCTCTGCCTCGAGCGGGTTCTCGGTCATGTCCGACTCCGTTTCACGTGAAACCTAGGTGCTGCGCCGCTTCTTGCGCGATTGCCGTTTCGGCTGCGTGCGCGGCGGGGTCTTCGGCTGCTCCACGACCTCGGGGATCACCACTCCCGTGGCAGACGCCACCTGGCCGGCCTTCTTGGCGGTCTTCGACGCATCGCGCTTGAGTTTGGCATCGTATGCCGGCGTCCCCGGTTGCGGGTTGTTGCGGATCACCCAGAACTGCTGACCCATGGACCAGAGGTTCGTGGTCAACCAGTAGATGAGCACACCGAGCGGGAAGTTGATACCACCGATGGCGAACATGACCGGGAAGATGTACAGGAGCAGCTTCTGCTGCCGGACGATCGGGTTGTCGGCCGCGGTGTTCTTGATGATGAGCTGGCGCTGGGTGATGAAGGTCGTTGCCGACATCAGGACGATCATCACCAAGGTGACGACATGCGTCAGCGTGGGGTTTGGCGTCTCGTTGGCGTTGAGGAAGGTGCCGTAGATCGGTACCCCGAAGATCGTCGCCTCCCGGCCCTGTGCGACCAGCTCAGGGGTGAGCACCCCCACGGCCTTGTCCTGCGCCATGCCCTGCAGCACCCGGAACAGGGCGAAGAAGATGGGCGCCTGGACCAGGATCGGCAGGCAGGAGGAGAGCGGATTCGTACCGGTCTCCCGGTACAACTTCATCATCTCCTCGGACTGCCGCTGGCGATCGCCGGCGTACTTCTGCTGGATCTCCTTCATCTGCGGCTGGAGGATCTGCAGGTTGCGCTGGGCTTTGATCTGCTTGACGAACAGGGGGATCAGCAGCACCCGGATGACGATCACCAGGCCGACGATGGACAGCCCCCAGGCCGCACCACTGGCGGCTCCGAAGATGGGAGTCAGGATGGCGTGGAACGTGACGAGGATCCAGGAGACGGCTATTTCGAGCCACTCTAGGATGAACATGATACCCCCCTGGGGTTTCCGTCGAGGTCAACATCTGCACGCCACTTGCCCGCGGGAGGCGGTGGGTTGATCCCGCCGAGCTGCCACGGATGGCACCGACCCAAGCGTGCCACAGACAGGGCGGTTCCCTTCAGCAGCCCGTGGGTTTGCAGACTCTGCACAGCGTAGGCCGAGCAGGTGGGGTGGA comes from the Micrococcales bacterium genome and includes:
- a CDS encoding PLP-dependent aminotransferase family protein; the protein is MTGSRLDPWIDAYAARAMGMTASEIRALFAVASRPEVVSLAGGMPYVDALPMEAIAQTVHDLLISQGSVALQYGNGQGDQTLREQIGEVMAPVGVSAHPDDIVVTAGSQMALDLVTRVFCDPGDVILVEAPSYVGALGVFRSYQVDVRHVAMDSGGLVPEALREALAACRAEGARVKFIYTIPSYHNPAGVTQDQSRREEILQIATEAGVLVLEDDPYGLLGFDGEVPQAIRAMDSESVIYLGSFSKTIAAGLRVGWAVAPHGVREKLVLAAEAAILCPSNFAQLTVSEYLRTQPWMDQVKTFRELYRERRDALLGTMEQMFPPGTSWTVPSGGFYSWVTLPEGIDATAMLPRAVSQLVAYVPGTGFYVDGQGRDSMRLSYCHPTADRISEGVRRLAGVIESELELTRTFGNAPVHLPPGPATPSPDLA
- a CDS encoding D-alanine--D-alanine ligase, coding for MSVVVLAGGLSAERDVSLRSGRRLAEALRGEGYEVRVLDVDAALLPALQSDPPEVVIPLVHGAAGEDGSLADVLEALEIRYVGSGPVACRQTFDKAIAKGIVADRGVAVPRGFSLPHGIFRDLGAQGVMAAILDRLGLPLMVKPTRGGSALGATLVRTGEELPPAMVAAFAYGDSAMLEEYVTGTEVAVSVVDLGDGPQAWPAVEIQPRSGIYDYAARYTAGETEFFVPARISAEAAQRCAEAAVVAHTSLGLRHWSRADFIVTGDDVCFLESNVAPGMTETSLFPQAAAAAGYALGAVAAALVSSV
- a CDS encoding ParB/RepB/Spo0J family partition protein — its product is MSRRALGKGLGALIPTTDPATAVDLRDPARGLERVPGVRLLDIGVRQVRANPSQPRQNFDEEALAELVHSLREVGLLQPIVVRPVGAGYEIVAGERRWRAAQEAGWETIPAVVRETADVDLLRDALLENLHRVQLNPLEEAAAYQQLLSDFGVTQEQLADRLGRSRPHLTNTLRLLRLPPAVQRRVAAGVLSAGHARALLGLQTEEQMEALATRIVAEGLSVRSTEELVASDVPKPRRRRRAVEKSDLAQTVETALAARFDTSVDVRLSARKGRLTIHFADAEDLHRILGLMGQTDDTSAAATAPSA
- a CDS encoding ParA family protein, with amino-acid sequence MIVTVANQKGGVGKTTTVVNLAAALAELGKSVLVVDLDPQGNATTGLGVSSRTENPGVYDVLIEDVPMAQTVVAVPESPGVHLVPASLDLAGAEIELVSMVAREYRLRKALAAYLAEHPTDIVLVDCPPSLGLLTLNALVAAEDLLIPIQCEYYALEGLGQLIRTVEMVREHLNPSLRIAAILLTMTDSRTRLSAQVEEEVRGFFGDLVLRTAVPRSVRLSEAPGHGRSAVAYDAGSRGAQAYRTAAAEFLGTTIDLTDSEQTVEVTP
- the rsmG gene encoding 16S rRNA (guanine(527)-N(7))-methyltransferase RsmG, translating into MEQLQAYQDLLASTGVEWGLLGPRETDRLWERHIDNCLAVTEDPGCLPLDATVIDVGSGAGLPGLVWAIARPDLQITVLEPLERRTRFLELAVGEIGITNAEVVRARAQDHRGTAEVVTARAVATTELLLGWLAPLVAPGGHMVLLKGERAAEELAAAQGWLRRRHWHAEVRMVGTPARTRVVRVERDMVG
- a CDS encoding single-stranded DNA-binding protein, which translates into the protein MTENPLEAEGDIAADYLEGFLDIIDVDGDLEMDVENGRAMVAIVGENLDALIGDDGEVVDALQDLARLAVMRETGHRSRLMLDVGGHRAALREELAVQGRRAVEEVQSTGEPVSLPPMSPFERKVVHDVVAAAGLVSESSGEEPQRFVVVRPA
- the yidC gene encoding membrane protein insertase YidC, giving the protein MMFILEWLEIAVSWILVTFHAILTPIFGAASGAAWGLSIVGLVIVIRVLLIPLFVKQIKAQRNLQILQPQMKEIQQKYAGDRQRQSEEMMKLYRETGTNPLSSCLPILVQAPIFFALFRVLQGMAQDKAVGVLTPELVAQGREATIFGVPIYGTFLNANETPNPTLTHVVTLVMIVLMSATTFITQRQLIIKNTAADNPIVRQQKLLLYIFPVMFAIGGINFPLGVLIYWLTTNLWSMGQQFWVIRNNPQPGTPAYDAKLKRDASKTAKKAGQVASATGVVIPEVVEQPKTPPRTQPKRQSRKKRRST
- the yidD gene encoding membrane protein insertion efficiency factor YidD, with the translated sequence MTFRSILHLPAMAVIGLIRLYQRFISPMTPPSCKFHPTCSAYAVQSLQTHGLLKGTALSVARLGRCHPWQLGGINPPPPAGKWRADVDLDGNPRGVSCSS